The following coding sequences are from one Chelonoidis abingdonii isolate Lonesome George chromosome 4, CheloAbing_2.0, whole genome shotgun sequence window:
- the PTPN21 gene encoding tyrosine-protein phosphatase non-receptor type 21 isoform X2, which translates to MPLPFGLKLKRTRRYTVSSKSCLVARIQLLNNEFVEFTLSVESTGQESLEAVAQRLELREITYFSLWYYNKQNQRRWVDLDKPLKKQLDKYALEPTVYFGVVFYVPTVSQLQQEITRYQYYLQLKKDILEGNIPCTLEQAIHLAGLAVQADFGDYDQYESQEFLQRFALLPVGWLQEEKVLEEATQKVALLHQKYRGLTPPDAEMLYMQEVERMEGYGEESYPAKDSQGSDLFIGACLDGIFVKHKNGRPPVIFRWHDIANMSHNKSFFALELANKEETIQFQTEDMETAKYVWRMCVARHKFYRLNKCSLQTQAVTVNPVRRRSSSRMSLPKSQPYMMQPPPPLHYNGHYTEPYTSSQDNLFVSKQNGYYYHSQTSLDRAPHDYNSRIRNGSVYSAHSTNSLNNPQHYLQPSPMSSNPSITGSDVLRPDYVPSHRHSALIPPSYRPTPDYETVMRQLNRGMIHTDRQSHSMRNLNISNSYAYSRPDALVYSQPEIREHAHFTSPQSNHYPFNLSYSFHSQSPYPYPAERRPVVGAVSVPELTNVQLQAQEYPAPNIMKTQVYRPPPPYPYPRPANSTPDLSRHLYISSSNPDLITRRVHHSVQTFQEDSLPVAHSLQEVSEPLTSARHAQLQKRNSIEIAGLAHNFEGIRIKERTMSASAADVALPRVMLAGSQPSVFMERTKQEENKEQEESLNCDHKKSLSDATMLIHSSEEEEEFEEENKASTTLTPLSDDQTQLSAVMGGYPHESLLSYPYSSVASSPGPLHILEPKLHISETEKRIKDVSPVHLMAETQVPRRGEGLLTPSMSESDLTTSGRYRVGKDSLKKRPVSDLLSGKNNIVEGLPPLGGMKKNRTDAKKIGPLKLAALNGLTLSRMPLPDEGKEEPTRATNDERCKILEKRLEQGMVFTEYEQIQKKRLLDGECSIARLPENAERNRFQDVLPYDDARVELVPTKENNTGYINASHIKISVSGIEWDYIATQGPLQNTCQDFWQMVWEQGIAIIAMVTAEEEGGREKSFRYWPRLGSRHNTVTYGRFKITTRFRTDSGCYATTGLKIKHLLTGQERTVWHLQYTDWPTHGCPEDPKGFLSYLEEIQSVRRHTNSTADPKSSNPPVLVHCSAGVGRTGVVILSEIMIACLEHNEMLDIPRVLDMLRQQRMMMVQTLCQYTFVYGVLIQFLKSSRLI; encoded by the exons ATTACTTATTTCAGTCTGTGGTATTACAATAAGCAGAACCAGCGCCGGTGGGTAGATTTGGACAAGCCTCTGAAAAAGCAACTAGACAAATATGCTTTGGAGCCGACGGTATATTTTGGAGTGGTGTTTTATGTGCCTACTGTTTCTCAGCTTCAGCAGGAGATTACCAG atacCAGTATTATTTGCAATTGAAGAAAGATATCTTGGAGGGAAACATTCCTTGCACATTAGAGCAAGCAATTCATCTGGCTGGGTTAGCTGTTCAAG CTGACTTTGGAGACTACGATCAGTATGAATCTCAGGAATTTCTACAAAGATTTGCCTTGTTGCCTGTG GGTTGGTTACAAGAGGAAAAAGTCCTGGAGGAAGCAACACAGAAAGTGGCCTTGCTGCATCAAAAGTACAG AGGCCTTACACCTCCTGATGCAGAAATGTTATACATGCAAGAGGTAGAGAGAATGGAAGGCTATGGTGAAGAGAGCTACCCTGCAAAG GACAGCCAGGGAAGTGACCTGTTTATTGGGGCATGCCTTGATGGTATCTTTGTGAAACACAAAAATGGCCGGCCTCCTGTTATATTTCG GTGGCATGATATTGCCAATATGTCCCACAACAAGTCCTTTTTTGCATTAGAACTGGCAAATAAAGAAGAGACAATCCAGTTCCAAACT GAGGACATGGAAACAGCAAAATATGTGTGGAGGATGTGTGTGGCCAGACACAAATTTTACAGACTAAATAAGTGTAGCCT ACAAACCCAGGCTGTTACAGTGAATCCAGTTAGAAGGAGGTCCTCTTCCAGGATGTCTCTG CCCAAGTCACAGCCTTACATGATGCAACCACCACCTCCTCTACATTACAATGGACACTACACGGAACCATATACATCGTCCCAAG ATAACCTTTTTGTGAGCAAGCAGAATGGATACTACTACCACTCTCAGACGAGCTTGGATAGAGCTCCACATGACTACAACAGCAGAATTCGCAATGGGAGTGTCTATAGTGCACACAGCACAAACTCTTTGAATAACCCACAGCACTACTTGCAGCCATCTCCCATGTCCTCTAACCCAAGCATTACTGGAAGTGATGTCTTGAGACCTGATTATGTTCCATCGCATCGACATAGTGCGCTAATACCACCTTCTTATCGGCCTACACCAGATTATGAAACTGTGATGAGACAGCTTAACAGAGGAATGATACACACAGATAGGCAGAGTCATTCTATGAGAAATCTTAACATCAGCAATTCATATGCCTACAGTAGGCCTGATGCTCTGGTCTATAGCCAACCTGAAATCCGAGAACATGCTCACTTCACCTCCCCTCAATCTAATCACTATCCTTTTAACCTGAGTTACAGTTTTCATAGCCAGTCTCCCTACCCATATCCTGCTGAACGGCGTCCAGTTGTTGGAGCAGTCAGTGTCCCTGAGCTAACAAATGTGCAGCTTCAGGCTCAGGAGTATCCAGCACCAAACATCATGAAGACGCAGGTCTATCGACCTCCTCCCCCTTACCCATACCCAAGACCTGCAAACAGTACACCAGATCTTTCCCGACATCTTTACATTAGCAGCAGCAATCCAGATCTAATCACACGGCGAGTCCACCATTCTGTTCAGACATTTCAGGAAGACAGTCTGCCTGTTGCACATTCCCTTCAGGAAGTGAGCGAGCCCTTAACATCAGCACGGCATGCTCAGCTACAGAAAAGGAACAGTATTGAAATAGCTGGACTTGCCCACAACTTTGAAGGCATAAGAATTAAAGAGCGGACCATGTCAGCCTCTGCTGCAGATGTGGCCCTTCCAAGGGTCATGTTGGCAGGGTCACAGCCCAGCGTTTTCATGGAGAGAACAAAGCAAGAAGAAAATAAGGAGCAAGAAGAAAGTTTGAACTGTGATCATAAGAAGTCTCTTTCAGATGCCACTATGCTGATTCACAGCAGCGAGGAAGAAGAGGaatttgaagaagaaaacaaagctaGTACAACTCTGACTCCTCTCTCTGATGATCAAACCCAGCTTTCTGCTGTTATGGGTGGTTATCCTCATGAATCCTTACTAAGTTACCCCTACAGTTCTGTTGCTTCATCTCCTGGCCCTTTGCATATCCTTGAGCCTAAGTTACATATTTCGGAGACGGAAAAGAGGATAAAAGATGTGAGCCCAGTACACTTAATGGCTGAAACTCAGGTGCCGAGAAGAGGTGAAGGATTGCTGACTCCATCCATGTCAGAATCTGATCTTACGACTTCGGGAAGGTACAGAGTGGGAAAGGATTCTCTGAAAAAGAGACCTGTCTCTGATCTTCTGTCAGGGAAGAATAATATAGTGGAAGGTCTTCCCCCTTTAGGA GGCATGAAAAAGAATAGAACTGATGCAAAAAAAATAGGGCCTCTGAAGCTAGCTGCCCTAAATGGACTAACCTTGTCTCGAATGCCTTTGCCAGATGAGGGTAAAGAAGAGCCTACCAGAGCAACAAATGATGAACGG TGTAAAATTCTAGAAAAACGGCTGGAACAGGGAATGGTGTTTACCGAGTATGAGCAGATTCAAAAGAAAAGGCTCCTGGATGGAGAATGCTCAATAGCCCGGCTCCCTGAAAATGCAGAGAGAAACAGGTTCCAGGATGTCCTTCCCTATGATGATGCCAGAGTGGAGTTGGTCCCAACCAAAGAAAACAACACTGGCTATATCAATGCATCCCATATTAAG atCTCTGTCAGTGGCATTGAGTGGGACTATATTGCTACACAGGGCCCTTTGCAGAATACATGTCAGGATTTCTGGCAGATGGTGTGGGAACAAGGGATTGCCATTATAGCAATGGTGACAGCAGAAGAG GAGGGTGGGCGAGAAAAGAGCTTCAGGTACTGGCCCCGACTTGGCTCAAGGCACAACACTGTCACCTATGGGAGATTTAAGATTACTACACGATTCCGGACAGACTCTGGCTGCTATGCAACTACAGGCTTGAAGATCAAACACCTTCTCACAGGGCAGGAGAGAACAGTTTGGCATCTGCAGTACACTGACTGGCCAACGCATGGGTGCCCAGAGGATCCCAAGGGATTTCTGT CATACTTGGAGGAGATACAGTCAGTGCGGCGCCATACAAACAGCACAGCAGATCCTAAAAGCTCTAACCCTCCTGTACTGgtgcactgcagtgcaggtgTAGGAAGAACGGGAGTGGTCATATTGTCAGAGATCATGATTGCCTGTTTGGAACACAATGAG
- the PTPN21 gene encoding tyrosine-protein phosphatase non-receptor type 21 isoform X1, which yields MPLPFGLKLKRTRRYTVSSKSCLVARIQLLNNEFVEFTLSVESTGQESLEAVAQRLELREITYFSLWYYNKQNQRRWVDLDKPLKKQLDKYALEPTVYFGVVFYVPTVSQLQQEITRYQYYLQLKKDILEGNIPCTLEQAIHLAGLAVQADFGDYDQYESQEFLQRFALLPVGWLQEEKVLEEATQKVALLHQKYRGLTPPDAEMLYMQEVERMEGYGEESYPAKDSQGSDLFIGACLDGIFVKHKNGRPPVIFRWHDIANMSHNKSFFALELANKEETIQFQTEDMETAKYVWRMCVARHKFYRLNKCSLDSPDSPPVEGSQKPFLILSFPRFPILSRPSLPKGQTQAVTVNPVRRRSSSRMSLPKSQPYMMQPPPPLHYNGHYTEPYTSSQDNLFVSKQNGYYYHSQTSLDRAPHDYNSRIRNGSVYSAHSTNSLNNPQHYLQPSPMSSNPSITGSDVLRPDYVPSHRHSALIPPSYRPTPDYETVMRQLNRGMIHTDRQSHSMRNLNISNSYAYSRPDALVYSQPEIREHAHFTSPQSNHYPFNLSYSFHSQSPYPYPAERRPVVGAVSVPELTNVQLQAQEYPAPNIMKTQVYRPPPPYPYPRPANSTPDLSRHLYISSSNPDLITRRVHHSVQTFQEDSLPVAHSLQEVSEPLTSARHAQLQKRNSIEIAGLAHNFEGIRIKERTMSASAADVALPRVMLAGSQPSVFMERTKQEENKEQEESLNCDHKKSLSDATMLIHSSEEEEEFEEENKASTTLTPLSDDQTQLSAVMGGYPHESLLSYPYSSVASSPGPLHILEPKLHISETEKRIKDVSPVHLMAETQVPRRGEGLLTPSMSESDLTTSGRYRVGKDSLKKRPVSDLLSGKNNIVEGLPPLGGMKKNRTDAKKIGPLKLAALNGLTLSRMPLPDEGKEEPTRATNDERCKILEKRLEQGMVFTEYEQIQKKRLLDGECSIARLPENAERNRFQDVLPYDDARVELVPTKENNTGYINASHIKISVSGIEWDYIATQGPLQNTCQDFWQMVWEQGIAIIAMVTAEEEGGREKSFRYWPRLGSRHNTVTYGRFKITTRFRTDSGCYATTGLKIKHLLTGQERTVWHLQYTDWPTHGCPEDPKGFLSYLEEIQSVRRHTNSTADPKSSNPPVLVHCSAGVGRTGVVILSEIMIACLEHNEMLDIPRVLDMLRQQRMMMVQTLCQYTFVYGVLIQFLKSSRLI from the exons ATTACTTATTTCAGTCTGTGGTATTACAATAAGCAGAACCAGCGCCGGTGGGTAGATTTGGACAAGCCTCTGAAAAAGCAACTAGACAAATATGCTTTGGAGCCGACGGTATATTTTGGAGTGGTGTTTTATGTGCCTACTGTTTCTCAGCTTCAGCAGGAGATTACCAG atacCAGTATTATTTGCAATTGAAGAAAGATATCTTGGAGGGAAACATTCCTTGCACATTAGAGCAAGCAATTCATCTGGCTGGGTTAGCTGTTCAAG CTGACTTTGGAGACTACGATCAGTATGAATCTCAGGAATTTCTACAAAGATTTGCCTTGTTGCCTGTG GGTTGGTTACAAGAGGAAAAAGTCCTGGAGGAAGCAACACAGAAAGTGGCCTTGCTGCATCAAAAGTACAG AGGCCTTACACCTCCTGATGCAGAAATGTTATACATGCAAGAGGTAGAGAGAATGGAAGGCTATGGTGAAGAGAGCTACCCTGCAAAG GACAGCCAGGGAAGTGACCTGTTTATTGGGGCATGCCTTGATGGTATCTTTGTGAAACACAAAAATGGCCGGCCTCCTGTTATATTTCG GTGGCATGATATTGCCAATATGTCCCACAACAAGTCCTTTTTTGCATTAGAACTGGCAAATAAAGAAGAGACAATCCAGTTCCAAACT GAGGACATGGAAACAGCAAAATATGTGTGGAGGATGTGTGTGGCCAGACACAAATTTTACAGACTAAATAAGTGTAGCCT AGACTCCCCAGATTCTCCGCCTGTGGAAGGCTCTCAGAAACCTTTCCTCATTCTTTCCTTTCCACGCTTTCCAATTCTTTCTCGTCCTTCTCTTCCCAAAGG ACAAACCCAGGCTGTTACAGTGAATCCAGTTAGAAGGAGGTCCTCTTCCAGGATGTCTCTG CCCAAGTCACAGCCTTACATGATGCAACCACCACCTCCTCTACATTACAATGGACACTACACGGAACCATATACATCGTCCCAAG ATAACCTTTTTGTGAGCAAGCAGAATGGATACTACTACCACTCTCAGACGAGCTTGGATAGAGCTCCACATGACTACAACAGCAGAATTCGCAATGGGAGTGTCTATAGTGCACACAGCACAAACTCTTTGAATAACCCACAGCACTACTTGCAGCCATCTCCCATGTCCTCTAACCCAAGCATTACTGGAAGTGATGTCTTGAGACCTGATTATGTTCCATCGCATCGACATAGTGCGCTAATACCACCTTCTTATCGGCCTACACCAGATTATGAAACTGTGATGAGACAGCTTAACAGAGGAATGATACACACAGATAGGCAGAGTCATTCTATGAGAAATCTTAACATCAGCAATTCATATGCCTACAGTAGGCCTGATGCTCTGGTCTATAGCCAACCTGAAATCCGAGAACATGCTCACTTCACCTCCCCTCAATCTAATCACTATCCTTTTAACCTGAGTTACAGTTTTCATAGCCAGTCTCCCTACCCATATCCTGCTGAACGGCGTCCAGTTGTTGGAGCAGTCAGTGTCCCTGAGCTAACAAATGTGCAGCTTCAGGCTCAGGAGTATCCAGCACCAAACATCATGAAGACGCAGGTCTATCGACCTCCTCCCCCTTACCCATACCCAAGACCTGCAAACAGTACACCAGATCTTTCCCGACATCTTTACATTAGCAGCAGCAATCCAGATCTAATCACACGGCGAGTCCACCATTCTGTTCAGACATTTCAGGAAGACAGTCTGCCTGTTGCACATTCCCTTCAGGAAGTGAGCGAGCCCTTAACATCAGCACGGCATGCTCAGCTACAGAAAAGGAACAGTATTGAAATAGCTGGACTTGCCCACAACTTTGAAGGCATAAGAATTAAAGAGCGGACCATGTCAGCCTCTGCTGCAGATGTGGCCCTTCCAAGGGTCATGTTGGCAGGGTCACAGCCCAGCGTTTTCATGGAGAGAACAAAGCAAGAAGAAAATAAGGAGCAAGAAGAAAGTTTGAACTGTGATCATAAGAAGTCTCTTTCAGATGCCACTATGCTGATTCACAGCAGCGAGGAAGAAGAGGaatttgaagaagaaaacaaagctaGTACAACTCTGACTCCTCTCTCTGATGATCAAACCCAGCTTTCTGCTGTTATGGGTGGTTATCCTCATGAATCCTTACTAAGTTACCCCTACAGTTCTGTTGCTTCATCTCCTGGCCCTTTGCATATCCTTGAGCCTAAGTTACATATTTCGGAGACGGAAAAGAGGATAAAAGATGTGAGCCCAGTACACTTAATGGCTGAAACTCAGGTGCCGAGAAGAGGTGAAGGATTGCTGACTCCATCCATGTCAGAATCTGATCTTACGACTTCGGGAAGGTACAGAGTGGGAAAGGATTCTCTGAAAAAGAGACCTGTCTCTGATCTTCTGTCAGGGAAGAATAATATAGTGGAAGGTCTTCCCCCTTTAGGA GGCATGAAAAAGAATAGAACTGATGCAAAAAAAATAGGGCCTCTGAAGCTAGCTGCCCTAAATGGACTAACCTTGTCTCGAATGCCTTTGCCAGATGAGGGTAAAGAAGAGCCTACCAGAGCAACAAATGATGAACGG TGTAAAATTCTAGAAAAACGGCTGGAACAGGGAATGGTGTTTACCGAGTATGAGCAGATTCAAAAGAAAAGGCTCCTGGATGGAGAATGCTCAATAGCCCGGCTCCCTGAAAATGCAGAGAGAAACAGGTTCCAGGATGTCCTTCCCTATGATGATGCCAGAGTGGAGTTGGTCCCAACCAAAGAAAACAACACTGGCTATATCAATGCATCCCATATTAAG atCTCTGTCAGTGGCATTGAGTGGGACTATATTGCTACACAGGGCCCTTTGCAGAATACATGTCAGGATTTCTGGCAGATGGTGTGGGAACAAGGGATTGCCATTATAGCAATGGTGACAGCAGAAGAG GAGGGTGGGCGAGAAAAGAGCTTCAGGTACTGGCCCCGACTTGGCTCAAGGCACAACACTGTCACCTATGGGAGATTTAAGATTACTACACGATTCCGGACAGACTCTGGCTGCTATGCAACTACAGGCTTGAAGATCAAACACCTTCTCACAGGGCAGGAGAGAACAGTTTGGCATCTGCAGTACACTGACTGGCCAACGCATGGGTGCCCAGAGGATCCCAAGGGATTTCTGT CATACTTGGAGGAGATACAGTCAGTGCGGCGCCATACAAACAGCACAGCAGATCCTAAAAGCTCTAACCCTCCTGTACTGgtgcactgcagtgcaggtgTAGGAAGAACGGGAGTGGTCATATTGTCAGAGATCATGATTGCCTGTTTGGAACACAATGAG